The genomic window TCGACCCCGAGATCTTCTATCCGGCGTCCGAGGACGACGAGGATGCCGCCGAGGCCAAGGCCGTCTGCGCGGCGTGCCCCGTGCGCGAGCCGTGCCTCGAGCACGCCCTGCTCGTGCGCGAGAAGCACGGCGTGTGGGGCGGGCTGACCGAGCGCGAGCGTCGCCGGGTCATCCGCCAGCGCCGCAAGAGCGCATAGGAGCGGCGAG from Acidimicrobiia bacterium includes these protein-coding regions:
- a CDS encoding WhiB family transcriptional regulator — its product is MHDRTNTSWRQLAGCRGVDPEIFYPASEDDEDAAEAKAVCAACPVREPCLEHALLVREKHGVWGGLTERERRRVIRQRRKSA